A part of Chryseobacterium shigense genomic DNA contains:
- a CDS encoding metallophosphoesterase family protein: protein MTKILLLSDSHSYIDDRILEYARQADEIWHCGDFGSMEVIEELEKIRPLKGVYGNIDNAKIRAEFPEINRFFCEDLEVLMIHIGGYPGKYTPLTNKEISNKAPKLFISGHSHILKAMFDQKNNLLHLNPGACGKQGWHKTRTMMRFVVEGEEVKDLEIIELGPKN, encoded by the coding sequence ATGACAAAAATTCTCCTTCTCTCCGACTCTCATTCCTATATAGATGACCGAATTTTAGAATATGCCCGCCAGGCTGATGAAATATGGCATTGCGGAGATTTCGGAAGCATGGAAGTAATTGAAGAACTGGAAAAAATAAGACCTTTAAAAGGGGTTTACGGAAATATAGACAATGCGAAGATCCGGGCTGAATTTCCTGAAATAAACCGTTTTTTCTGTGAAGATCTTGAAGTTTTAATGATTCATATTGGCGGATATCCCGGAAAATATACTCCGCTTACCAATAAAGAAATTTCTAATAAGGCTCCCAAGCTTTTTATTTCAGGGCATTCCCATATTTTAAAGGCTATGTTTGATCAAAAGAACAATCTTCTCCACCTGAATCCCGGGGCCTGTGGAAAACAGGGATGGCACAAGACGAGAACCATGATGCGTTTTGTAGTGGAAGGTGAAGAGGTAAAGGATCTTGAGATCATTGAGCTGGGACCAAAAAATTAA
- a CDS encoding Smr/MutS family protein translates to MKIGDKVSVVDEDLSGIITSVNGNIVFFKDEYGFTHQYPKEKLVPKNADLYENIRVIRKAEPKKVISKKHQKNHMVLDLHFDHLVKNPSDYDSFERLFIQKAKLIEVLEFCRKHHLKRLEIVHGIGDGTLQKMVMDVLESQADIDFYNKEILHHQSGAVMIEFH, encoded by the coding sequence ATGAAAATCGGGGACAAAGTTTCTGTAGTAGATGAGGATTTAAGCGGAATTATTACTTCCGTGAACGGTAATATTGTTTTTTTTAAAGATGAATATGGATTTACACATCAATATCCGAAAGAAAAACTGGTTCCGAAAAATGCGGATCTTTACGAAAATATCCGGGTAATAAGAAAAGCGGAACCTAAGAAAGTTATTTCCAAAAAGCATCAGAAAAACCATATGGTTCTGGATCTTCATTTTGATCATTTGGTTAAAAACCCCAGTGATTATGACAGTTTTGAGAGACTTTTCATTCAAAAAGCAAAACTGATTGAGGTTTTGGAATTCTGCCGGAAGCATCATCTGAAAAGATTGGAGATTGTTCACGGAATAGGTGACGGTACGCTGCAGAAAATGGTCATGGATGTTTTAGAAAGCCAGGCAGATATCGATTTTTACAATAAAGAAATACTTCATCACCAATCGGGTGCTGTTATGATAGAATTTCACTAA